A single Mesomycoplasma ovipneumoniae DNA region contains:
- a CDS encoding sugar ABC transporter permease: protein MNLLVSKIASYEFVAKNASPKKRLNLSDERDIKPIELLWIFLNYLILISWSVVVLFPIVSLIIATFNVANTRLITITPFVFGFDNFTYLFTSERSYFFSWYGNTLTIALLTMVISTTTVALNSYAYSRFRFKGSKHSLTIIMLLQMIPATSSLIFLYILVQIGQIGGISPIFMLVIIYSGGAVSGHTFMLKAYLDSISRELDDSAKIDGCSNFGVFFKILLPVLRPAIIMVALWSFLTPFTDVILPRFVLFNIQDLTLAVGLETFINVEPKHVNAGAYAAGALLAALPALGLFMYLQKYIIGGLSEGAVKG, encoded by the coding sequence ATGAACTTATTAGTGTCAAAAATTGCTAGTTATGAGTTTGTTGCCAAAAATGCTAGTCCAAAAAAACGTCTAAATTTAAGTGATGAGCGCGATATTAAGCCAATTGAGTTACTTTGAATTTTTCTTAATTATTTAATTTTAATTTCTTGGTCTGTTGTTGTTTTATTCCCAATAGTTTCGCTAATTATTGCCACTTTTAATGTTGCTAATACTCGACTTATTACAATTACGCCGTTTGTTTTTGGTTTTGATAATTTCACTTATTTATTTACTTCTGAACGGTCTTATTTTTTCTCTTGGTACGGAAATACGCTAACAATTGCGCTTTTAACGATGGTTATTTCAACTACTACCGTTGCTTTAAATAGTTATGCTTATTCACGTTTTCGCTTTAAAGGTTCAAAACATTCTTTGACAATAATTATGTTATTGCAAATGATTCCGGCAACTTCTTCGTTAATTTTTCTCTATATTTTAGTCCAAATTGGCCAAATTGGCGGAATTTCACCAATATTTATGTTAGTGATTATTTACTCAGGTGGGGCAGTTTCTGGACATACTTTCATGCTCAAGGCTTATTTAGATAGTATTTCCCGCGAACTTGATGATTCAGCAAAAATTGATGGCTGTTCAAATTTTGGTGTTTTTTTCAAAATTTTATTACCAGTTTTACGACCTGCAATAATTATGGTCGCACTTTGATCTTTTTTAACACCATTTACCGATGTTATTTTGCCAAGATTTGTGCTTTTCAATATTCAAGACTTAACTCTTGCTGTTGGGCTTGAAACATTTATTAATGTCGAGCCAAAACATGTCAATGCTGGTGCTTATGCAGCTGGGGCTCTACTTGCAGCTCTTCCTGCGCTTGGTTTATTTATGTATTTACAAAAATACATAATTGGCGGACTTTCTGAAGGAGCTGTTAAAGGTTAA
- the pgmB gene encoding beta-phosphoglucomutase, whose product MKIKGLIFDLDGIITDTAQLHFLAWKQSLLAENIDFSETENAQLKGLSRKETLKAILELKKLTWDEQKIDNLCFKKNEIYLKLLENLNKDHLLPGILDLLTSVKSKKLKIALASSSLNAPLILEKLGIIAFFDYIADPKKIKKPKPAPDIFLLASEGLSLNPENCIGFEDSLSGFLSIKSAKMRSVVVSLDQFSEFNQADFWFSSTDQLEIDHILSVLKS is encoded by the coding sequence ATGAAAATTAAAGGACTAATATTTGATCTGGATGGAATAATAACAGATACTGCCCAATTACATTTTTTAGCCTGAAAACAATCACTTTTAGCCGAAAATATTGACTTTAGTGAGACTGAAAATGCCCAATTAAAAGGACTCTCAAGAAAAGAAACACTAAAAGCAATTTTAGAACTAAAAAAACTGACCTGAGATGAACAAAAAATTGACAATCTCTGTTTTAAAAAAAATGAAATTTACTTAAAATTACTTGAAAATCTAAATAAAGACCATCTTTTGCCAGGAATATTAGATTTACTAACAAGTGTAAAAAGTAAAAAATTGAAAATTGCACTAGCCTCAAGTAGCCTTAATGCCCCTTTAATTTTAGAAAAACTTGGAATTATTGCTTTTTTTGACTATATTGCCGATCCTAAAAAAATCAAAAAACCTAAACCAGCGCCTGATATTTTTCTATTGGCTTCAGAAGGATTGTCTCTAAATCCCGAAAATTGCATTGGCTTTGAGGATTCTCTTTCAGGGTTTTTATCAATAAAAAGCGCAAAAATGAGATCAGTTGTTGTTTCTTTGGATCAATTTAGTGAATTTAATCAAGCTGATTTTTGATTTTCATCAACTGATCAGCTTGAAATTGACCATATTTTATCAGTTTTAAAGAGCTAG
- a CDS encoding alpha-amylase family glycosyl hydrolase, translating to MLFDYEKSLIRKNSRGKIYLGPLGLFLKDEKFHFYFWSPDAISVEFLIYKHFEDSTPLKTIKMKKTKGAWFCKISKNFESYSYNLKVEHSNSTTTFALDPYAFSLAPFDWTKNETPKAFLIDIFSEKTGQMPSDINLFEAEPKIDAQIYELHVRDFSSLSKKVQYPGTFIGAIDNGIFSYLNKLNLNFLQLLPLHSCYTFAQKSVPILHQGDGKGHYSAYNWGYDPINFFSLNSSFSTNPQDPYVKIVEFRNFVDQAHKNNIGIILDVVYNHTFKNSVFENVAPGRFYRENAEIFPVGFAPLDSQKPMAFRLILDSLIFFVKYYKVDGFRFDLASFLDKKSLKIIDTELRKINPNILLYGEAWDFSDLPFSKRLTKGKEGNNFDFGYFNDTIRNAVRGSDSPNDKGLILSKNAVKFGAYVSSIPGNIADFDFKDFYHSKKRYDLFANEISLNLAYLTCHDGPTLADKILSSSPKIGKKQFIETYRQALMLVSFVQGKVLFSSGSEFCFSKVCDFSGATYQACHPNLNQKNPPFEFLNADFFDFNSYKTTDFTNGLKFDILKNKQIEEQIFNFFAKINEFRQKTKFFRLKTNQQIKDCLNFETVDKNKGLIIYQIDLEGEAVKIIHNFSNNQYEYNFDDFEILFNSKLNNINNLIQPHQSILLTKRINFY from the coding sequence ATGCTTTTTGACTATGAAAAAAGTCTAATTCGCAAAAATTCGCGCGGAAAAATATACCTAGGACCGCTTGGCTTGTTTTTGAAGGATGAAAAGTTTCATTTTTATTTTTGATCTCCTGATGCAATTTCAGTTGAATTTTTAATTTATAAACATTTTGAAGATTCAACCCCTCTTAAAACAATAAAAATGAAAAAAACAAAAGGAGCCTGGTTTTGCAAAATTAGCAAAAATTTTGAATCATATTCATATAATTTGAAGGTTGAACACTCTAATTCAACAACAACTTTCGCACTTGATCCATATGCATTCAGCCTTGCTCCTTTTGATTGAACTAAAAATGAAACTCCTAAAGCCTTTTTAATTGATATTTTTTCAGAAAAAACCGGCCAAATGCCTTCAGATATTAACTTATTTGAGGCTGAGCCCAAAATTGATGCCCAGATTTACGAGCTCCATGTTCGCGATTTTAGTTCGCTTTCAAAAAAAGTCCAATATCCTGGAACTTTTATTGGAGCGATTGATAATGGTATTTTTTCTTACTTAAATAAGCTGAATTTAAACTTTTTACAATTACTTCCACTCCATTCTTGCTATACTTTTGCCCAAAAAAGTGTTCCTATTCTCCACCAAGGCGACGGAAAAGGCCATTATAGTGCTTATAACTGGGGTTATGACCCAATTAATTTTTTTTCACTTAATTCTAGTTTTTCAACAAATCCACAAGACCCTTATGTAAAAATTGTAGAATTCCGTAATTTTGTTGATCAGGCTCACAAAAACAATATTGGAATAATTCTCGATGTTGTTTATAATCACACTTTTAAAAATTCAGTTTTTGAAAATGTTGCCCCAGGTCGTTTTTATCGCGAAAATGCTGAAATTTTTCCAGTTGGATTTGCGCCCTTAGACTCCCAAAAACCGATGGCTTTTAGGCTAATTTTAGACTCACTCATTTTTTTTGTTAAATATTATAAAGTTGATGGATTTCGCTTTGACTTAGCTTCATTTTTAGATAAAAAATCACTTAAAATTATCGATACTGAGCTAAGAAAAATTAATCCTAACATTTTATTATACGGAGAAGCTTGAGATTTTAGTGATTTGCCCTTTTCTAAAAGATTAACAAAAGGAAAAGAAGGTAATAATTTTGACTTTGGATATTTTAATGACACAATTCGAAACGCTGTTCGAGGTAGTGATTCACCAAATGACAAAGGTCTCATTTTATCAAAAAATGCTGTAAAATTCGGCGCTTATGTCTCTTCAATTCCAGGAAATATTGCTGATTTTGATTTTAAAGATTTTTACCATTCTAAAAAACGCTATGATCTTTTTGCTAATGAAATTAGCCTAAATTTAGCATATTTAACCTGTCATGACGGGCCGACTTTAGCTGATAAAATTTTATCTTCATCTCCAAAAATCGGAAAAAAACAATTTATTGAAACTTATCGACAAGCCTTGATGTTAGTCTCTTTTGTCCAAGGAAAAGTGCTTTTTAGTTCAGGAAGTGAGTTTTGCTTTTCAAAAGTTTGCGATTTTTCTGGCGCAACTTATCAAGCTTGCCATCCAAATTTAAATCAAAAAAATCCACCTTTTGAGTTTTTAAATGCTGATTTTTTTGATTTTAATTCTTATAAGACAACAGATTTTACTAACGGATTAAAATTTGATATTTTAAAAAATAAGCAAATAGAAGAACAAATTTTTAATTTTTTTGCCAAAATTAACGAATTTCGGCAAAAAACCAAGTTTTTTAGGCTAAAAACAAACCAGCAAATTAAAGATTGTCTAAATTTTGAAACTGTTGACAAAAATAAAGGATTAATTATTTATCAAATTGACTTAGAAGGTGAGGCCGTTAAAATTATTCACAATTTTTCAAACAATCAGTATGAGTATAATTTTGATGACTTTGAGATACTTTTTAATTCAAAATTGAATAATATTAACAATTTAATTCAACCTCATCAGTCTATTTTGCTAACAAAAAGGATAAATTTTTACTAA
- a CDS encoding ABC transporter permease subunit has protein sequence MHKLQLYNYYGKKFDTIIDIEAKTLKSYYHSAKITHSRFLDKIKVQENIEKELFLRARQTIRDNLKRELHSQKIAFKNELKVLKDAYIKLNFAVSVEKLLSFEIKKIQKELKNLRSWFKDFSKSLNQTEDSPQVKVELFEKTKKSTLESEVDLIKKHFIFQVCLNYVRKYQDFDFDLNKISQFLDEDGKKFLAQSKLKSDFFVNFYQQIKQKQEELLKKSALAKKNYTETKQLQTDLYKKRKSNLELKAKQKIISLEYSYKNAIDFLKQQANQQNAAQRELISEKKQEIIAFESKNISKLNEFKHEINSQISKISAQKQKYLAFSLSQTKINFLDQAIKLFYAIEKNENFEIPDLDIPLENHSQILKDKLDFFNKLKDENQQLFDLIKSHYFGFYGSFLIKKLAKSSLKWQILLQKAKYLKQYSYKGHYLQDLGWATREKTIEDFKTRIKFINEKILAKYELKVLKSSPDFKTQQEEIKTKISEIKQNYVESVAKNKKRLQQNEIAKTAFKNLQKQAKIAKTDQKKTLFLGSKITKFKQILKTNNYRYFNELKVNKKIYESKANEALKSYPVETIKNVRFISFFLNLIFPGLAELFVFRQFIKGSLLSIVGIICYAFIIPFSFGAYWSKMGGIPGFADLGANLHSPRDGIFTDARFYLFGGVLSVILMAFVLIYFLIGAISAWRIAKAMEAGVVPGKWLYSKQWLQTTGFPWMISLIGHALMIFIVAAPIITSVLISFTDYGYNHAAPGQTVNWVGLKQWGKWWDYRQLGLFQSLASVLGWTAIWTVLSTLFPIGLGILIAILTNSSRIKGKKIFRLIFILPWAVPAFVSLSFIRSMFAADSKGYINLILINLGLIKDGISWLNQIGTARVLLIVVQTWISYAFIFMLVTGNLQAISGEIYEAGAVDGASKSQIFWKLTLPQLLLGIAPMLIGQFVGAFNNFTTISIFTGGGPAYANASPFGEASTDIIISWVFKLTTQGIKIDGHQAFAAALSTLAALISISFALRGFIKSMQRR, from the coding sequence ATGCATAAATTACAACTCTATAATTATTATGGCAAGAAATTTGACACTATTATTGATATTGAAGCTAAAACGCTAAAATCTTATTATCATAGTGCAAAAATTACTCACTCAAGATTTTTAGATAAGATCAAAGTTCAAGAAAACATTGAAAAAGAGCTATTTTTACGGGCCCGGCAAACAATTCGCGATAACCTAAAACGCGAATTACATAGTCAAAAAATTGCCTTTAAAAATGAACTAAAAGTTCTCAAAGACGCTTATATTAAACTTAATTTTGCAGTTTCAGTTGAAAAATTGCTCAGTTTTGAAATTAAAAAAATCCAAAAAGAGCTTAAAAATCTTCGCAGTTGATTTAAAGATTTTTCAAAATCACTCAACCAAACAGAAGATAGCCCGCAGGTTAAAGTTGAATTATTTGAAAAAACAAAAAAATCAACCTTAGAATCTGAAGTTGACTTAATAAAAAAGCACTTTATTTTTCAAGTCTGCCTAAATTATGTTAGAAAATACCAAGATTTTGACTTTGATCTAAACAAAATTAGCCAATTTCTTGATGAAGACGGCAAAAAATTCTTAGCTCAGTCAAAACTAAAAAGTGATTTTTTTGTCAATTTTTATCAGCAAATTAAACAAAAACAAGAAGAACTCTTAAAAAAATCAGCTTTGGCTAAAAAAAATTATACTGAAACCAAGCAGTTACAAACTGACTTATATAAAAAAAGAAAGTCAAATTTAGAACTCAAAGCAAAACAAAAAATAATTTCGCTCGAATATAGTTATAAAAATGCAATTGATTTCCTAAAACAGCAAGCAAATCAGCAAAATGCAGCCCAAAGAGAATTAATTAGCGAAAAAAAGCAAGAAATTATCGCTTTTGAGTCCAAAAATATTAGCAAACTAAATGAATTTAAGCACGAAATTAATTCCCAAATTAGTAAAATTAGTGCTCAAAAGCAAAAATATCTTGCCTTTAGTTTGTCCCAGACAAAAATAAATTTCCTTGATCAGGCGATTAAATTATTTTACGCCATTGAAAAAAATGAAAATTTTGAAATTCCAGATTTAGATATTCCCCTTGAGAATCACAGCCAAATTTTAAAAGACAAACTAGATTTTTTTAATAAATTAAAAGATGAAAATCAACAACTTTTTGATTTAATTAAAAGTCATTATTTTGGTTTTTATGGTAGTTTTTTGATAAAAAAACTGGCAAAATCAAGTCTAAAATGGCAAATTTTGCTCCAAAAAGCTAAATATTTAAAACAATATTCATACAAAGGCCATTATCTTCAGGATCTTGGCTGGGCAACCAGAGAAAAAACAATTGAAGACTTTAAGACACGGATAAAATTTATAAATGAAAAAATTCTTGCAAAATACGAGCTAAAAGTTTTAAAATCAAGTCCAGATTTTAAAACTCAGCAAGAAGAAATTAAAACAAAAATCAGTGAAATTAAGCAAAATTATGTTGAGAGTGTTGCCAAAAACAAAAAAAGGCTCCAGCAAAACGAAATCGCCAAAACAGCCTTTAAAAATTTGCAAAAACAAGCCAAAATTGCAAAAACTGACCAAAAAAAAACACTGTTTTTGGGTTCAAAAATAACAAAATTCAAACAAATTCTCAAAACAAATAATTACCGTTATTTTAACGAGCTAAAAGTTAACAAAAAAATTTATGAATCAAAAGCAAATGAAGCACTAAAATCTTATCCTGTTGAGACAATAAAAAACGTCCGTTTTATTAGCTTCTTTTTGAATTTAATCTTCCCAGGACTTGCTGAATTATTTGTATTTCGCCAGTTTATCAAAGGTTCTTTACTTTCAATTGTTGGAATAATTTGTTATGCTTTTATAATTCCCTTTTCATTTGGGGCTTACTGGTCAAAAATGGGCGGAATTCCGGGCTTTGCTGACTTAGGAGCAAATTTACACTCGCCCCGGGATGGTATTTTTACTGATGCACGTTTTTACCTTTTTGGTGGCGTCCTGTCGGTAATTTTAATGGCTTTTGTGCTAATTTACTTTCTAATTGGGGCAATTTCGGCCTGAAGAATTGCAAAGGCAATGGAAGCTGGCGTTGTTCCGGGAAAATGACTCTATTCAAAACAGTGACTACAGACTACCGGATTTCCGTGAATGATTTCACTAATTGGCCATGCTTTAATGATTTTTATCGTTGCTGCACCAATAATTACTTCAGTTTTAATTTCTTTTACTGACTATGGTTATAATCATGCCGCCCCAGGTCAGACAGTTAATTGAGTTGGACTTAAACAATGAGGAAAATGGTGAGATTATCGCCAACTTGGACTGTTTCAATCACTAGCTTCAGTTCTTGGTTGAACAGCAATTTGGACAGTTTTATCAACACTTTTTCCGATTGGTTTAGGAATTTTAATTGCAATTTTAACCAATTCTTCCCGAATTAAAGGTAAAAAGATTTTTCGCTTAATATTTATTTTACCCTGAGCAGTGCCTGCCTTTGTTTCTTTGTCTTTTATTCGTTCAATGTTTGCTGCTGATTCAAAAGGTTATATTAATTTAATTTTAATTAATTTAGGACTTATTAAAGACGGAATTTCTTGACTAAACCAAATTGGTACGGCTCGAGTTTTACTGATTGTTGTTCAGACTTGAATTAGTTATGCCTTTATTTTTATGCTTGTTACCGGAAATCTACAGGCAATTTCGGGCGAAATTTACGAAGCAGGCGCCGTTGATGGGGCTTCAAAGTCACAAATTTTCTGAAAACTAACGCTTCCACAGCTACTTCTGGGAATTGCGCCAATGTTAATTGGACAATTTGTCGGCGCCTTTAATAACTTTACAACAATTTCAATTTTTACAGGCGGCGGTCCTGCTTATGCAAATGCCTCCCCATTTGGTGAGGCCTCAACAGACATTATTATTTCTTGGGTCTTCAAACTAACAACTCAAGGAATAAAAATTGACGGACACCAAGCTTTTGCCGCCGCACTTTCAACACTGGCAGCGCTAATTAGTATTAGTTTTGCCCTTCGTGGTTTTATAAAATCAATGCAAAGGAGATAA
- a CDS encoding glycosyl hydrolase family 65 protein, producing the protein MKTNQFLTYDNLKKLVIQNGFDRRFTGKTESIFALTNGYLGLRSSDEEPDYYNKPGFFVSGVFNKDVEHEVPEICNLADLITTPMFINEQPLILDSEDQYQKVFDIKNGSLSRSVKLSRQKNTIKIDTFRFVSHQNLNFYAQKIEVEILEVNPENEYVQIEFRPQINAQNTNTGTQHFAEGEKFRPFENALQLKQRSTSSNLLVIHNLVCHFEVDGQRIKPGDDNFQVDASRRLILFRIKGKFKKGTKISLIKLMSVHTSIDDSENLIEDIELEKQANLTLKTLLEVDFHESFLESSQALDKNLWQKFLVKIDSNSQFDQLGLDFGLYHLNGLFRKNSTEINAGAKGLTGEGYQGHTYWDSEFFINPNYLFVEPSVVRNLLIYRYKGLDAARKKAASVKLRPQESNLEGAQFPWEMALPKDGEVCPIWGQVDIISGKQVPIASARQEIHVSADIAYAIQQYFVVTLDQDFMEKYGYEIIFDTAWFYTNRAEKTTDGKFEINDVMGPNEYKGNINNSAYINAMAKYNLDLALFYFEKIKNSPVFAQVIQKIPYKIDFEKIKIVGQNLVQQKPNSELIIAENDSFLELERNDISEFKMLGDAGKKLFSLVKGQKILASQLVKQADVVLLLYLFPERYSEEIRAKNFDFYEQITTHDSSLSAATYAIEAIRLNKIDKAYQLFQYGINIDLGQNMKSSDAGIHAGSLAAIWQMVVFGFGGLTYFDHKIHLKPNLPKEWNSLIYNFSFQGANLQVRIDHSTFRVENFNKKPVKIWINNQEELIESVHFFATNHEN; encoded by the coding sequence ATGAAAACTAACCAATTTTTAACATATGATAATTTGAAAAAACTAGTTATTCAAAATGGCTTTGACCGAAGATTTACAGGAAAAACTGAATCAATTTTTGCCTTAACAAATGGATATTTAGGTCTCAGAAGTAGTGACGAAGAACCTGATTATTATAATAAACCAGGATTTTTTGTAAGTGGTGTTTTTAACAAAGATGTTGAACATGAAGTTCCGGAAATTTGTAATTTGGCTGACTTAATTACAACCCCAATGTTTATAAATGAACAGCCCTTAATTCTTGATTCTGAGGACCAATATCAAAAAGTTTTTGATATAAAAAATGGATCTCTTTCGCGTTCAGTTAAACTCAGCCGCCAAAAAAATACTATAAAAATCGACACTTTTCGTTTTGTTTCACATCAGAACCTCAATTTTTATGCCCAAAAAATTGAGGTTGAAATTCTTGAAGTCAACCCTGAAAATGAATATGTTCAAATTGAATTTCGCCCACAAATAAATGCCCAAAACACAAACACAGGAACTCAACATTTTGCCGAAGGTGAAAAATTTCGCCCTTTTGAAAATGCTCTGCAGTTAAAACAGCGTTCAACTAGCTCAAATTTGTTAGTTATTCATAATTTAGTTTGCCATTTTGAAGTCGACGGCCAAAGAATAAAACCTGGAGATGATAATTTTCAAGTTGATGCCTCAAGACGACTAATACTGTTTCGAATCAAAGGAAAATTCAAAAAAGGGACAAAAATAAGTCTGATAAAATTAATGTCAGTTCATACTTCCATTGATGACTCCGAAAATTTAATTGAAGATATTGAGCTCGAAAAACAAGCAAATTTAACACTAAAAACTTTACTAGAGGTCGATTTTCATGAATCTTTTTTAGAATCAAGCCAAGCTCTTGACAAAAATTTATGACAAAAATTTCTTGTCAAAATTGATTCAAATTCCCAATTTGACCAGCTAGGACTTGATTTTGGCCTTTATCATCTAAATGGACTTTTTCGTAAAAATTCGACCGAAATTAATGCAGGGGCCAAAGGTTTAACTGGCGAAGGATATCAAGGTCATACCTATTGAGATTCAGAATTTTTTATTAATCCTAATTATCTTTTTGTTGAACCCAGTGTTGTCAGAAATTTATTAATTTATCGTTATAAAGGCTTAGATGCTGCCCGAAAAAAAGCTGCTTCTGTTAAACTCAGACCTCAAGAATCTAACCTTGAAGGAGCCCAATTTCCCTGAGAGATGGCCCTTCCTAAAGATGGTGAAGTCTGTCCAATTTGAGGTCAGGTTGATATAATTTCTGGAAAACAAGTCCCAATTGCCTCTGCCCGTCAAGAAATTCACGTCTCAGCTGACATTGCATATGCAATTCAACAATATTTTGTTGTTACTTTGGATCAAGATTTCATGGAAAAATACGGCTATGAAATAATTTTTGATACTGCTTGGTTTTACACTAACCGGGCTGAAAAAACTACTGACGGAAAATTTGAAATTAACGATGTAATGGGTCCAAATGAATACAAAGGAAATATTAACAATTCGGCCTATATTAATGCAATGGCAAAATATAACCTTGATCTAGCACTTTTTTATTTTGAAAAAATAAAAAATAGCCCAGTATTTGCTCAAGTAATTCAAAAAATTCCTTATAAAATTGATTTTGAAAAAATCAAAATTGTTGGACAAAATTTAGTCCAACAAAAGCCAAATTCAGAGCTAATTATCGCCGAAAATGACAGCTTTTTAGAGCTAGAACGAAATGATATTAGCGAGTTTAAAATGCTTGGTGATGCAGGAAAAAAACTTTTTTCACTTGTAAAAGGACAAAAAATTCTTGCATCTCAACTAGTTAAACAAGCTGATGTTGTCTTACTTTTATATCTATTTCCCGAGCGCTATTCTGAAGAAATTAGAGCAAAAAACTTTGATTTTTACGAACAAATTACAACACATGACTCCTCACTTTCGGCGGCAACTTATGCAATTGAAGCAATAAGACTTAACAAAATCGACAAAGCTTATCAACTTTTTCAATACGGAATTAACATTGACTTAGGCCAAAACATGAAAAGTTCTGATGCTGGAATTCATGCCGGATCGCTTGCTGCAATTTGACAAATGGTTGTTTTTGGCTTTGGTGGTCTAACTTATTTTGATCATAAAATTCATTTAAAACCTAATTTACCAAAAGAGTGAAATTCATTAATTTATAACTTTAGTTTTCAAGGTGCAAATTTACAAGTAAGAATTGATCACTCGACTTTTAGGGTTGAAAATTTTAATAAAAAACCTGTAAAAATTTGAATAAATAATCAAGAAGAACTTATAGAAAGCGTGCATTTTTTTGCAACAAACCATGAAAATTAA
- a CDS encoding alpha-amylase family glycosyl hydrolase: MKTNLKDKVVYQIFVRSFFDSNNDGNGDILGIYNKLEYLSDLGIDAIWLTPFYETNFVDAGYDVLDYKSIWSKFGSLNDFAKLTKKAAELNIDIIIDVVLNHVSSQHSWFKKAIESPENKEHNYFIWREKLSPEEQKATSIFGGSAWEWQPDVQKYYFHLFSTDQVDLNWAHPDTQAAFVDIINFWYDLGVRGFRLDAIKHVAKNFENVEQNPYFSWCKGAQEYLEKFNELAFENKPDAYTFGEASGITVEELIKYGAGKSPLANNFFNFSWWWIGWSNKTGRNGFNPNWDYQDFINAQIPFQHNEEISPSLMSNFLSNHDTSRAISRWGDYPFFWKESAKSLALLLFSMRGIPIIYYGEEIGMTNSYFENRQDFVDIDMKNAFASLVDREKIYSESEMLIYANINSRDSGRGPLRWNLGKNNGFSSQKVWINTSLDDPRMNVETQVLDKNSILNFYKKLIFLYKNDLKDLLVDGTAKLEITKDGICKISREFKGEKLIFYLNLTKKELPFAEKIQQKPLLSSYQDLKKPEDFFRPFESILIKE, from the coding sequence ATGAAAACAAATTTAAAAGATAAAGTAGTATACCAAATTTTTGTCAGATCATTTTTTGATTCAAATAATGACGGAAATGGCGATATTCTTGGAATTTACAATAAACTTGAATATCTTAGTGATTTAGGAATTGACGCAATTTGACTAACCCCATTTTATGAGACTAATTTTGTTGATGCGGGTTATGATGTTCTTGATTATAAGTCAATTTGGTCTAAATTTGGTAGTCTTAATGACTTTGCTAAACTGACAAAAAAAGCCGCTGAATTAAATATAGATATAATAATTGACGTGGTTTTAAATCATGTCTCAAGTCAGCATTCCTGATTTAAAAAGGCAATTGAATCTCCTGAAAATAAAGAGCATAATTATTTTATTTGAAGAGAAAAATTAAGCCCTGAAGAACAAAAAGCAACTTCAATTTTTGGTGGATCTGCCTGAGAATGACAGCCAGATGTTCAAAAATATTATTTTCACCTTTTTAGCACAGACCAAGTTGATTTAAATTGAGCGCACCCAGACACACAAGCTGCTTTTGTTGACATTATTAATTTTTGGTATGACCTTGGAGTTCGTGGTTTTCGTCTTGATGCCATCAAACATGTTGCTAAAAATTTTGAAAATGTTGAACAAAATCCGTATTTTTCCTGATGCAAAGGCGCCCAAGAATATCTTGAAAAATTTAACGAACTTGCCTTTGAAAATAAGCCTGATGCCTACACTTTTGGCGAGGCTAGCGGAATAACTGTTGAAGAATTAATAAAATATGGGGCTGGAAAGTCACCTTTGGCCAACAATTTTTTTAACTTTTCATGATGATGAATCGGCTGGTCAAACAAAACTGGTAGAAACGGATTTAATCCAAATTGAGACTATCAAGATTTTATTAACGCCCAAATCCCTTTTCAACACAATGAAGAAATTAGTCCGAGTTTAATGAGCAATTTTCTTTCAAATCATGATACTTCCAGGGCAATTTCTCGTTGAGGAGACTATCCATTTTTCTGGAAAGAATCAGCAAAATCGCTAGCTCTTTTACTTTTTTCAATGCGCGGAATTCCGATAATTTACTATGGTGAAGAAATTGGAATGACCAATTCTTACTTTGAAAATAGACAAGATTTTGTTGACATTGATATGAAAAATGCTTTTGCTTCACTTGTTGACAGAGAAAAAATTTATTCTGAGTCAGAAATGCTAATTTATGCAAATATTAACAGTCGCGATTCAGGAAGAGGTCCTTTACGCTGAAATTTAGGTAAAAACAACGGATTTTCAAGCCAAAAAGTCTGAATTAACACAAGCCTTGATGACCCGCGAATGAATGTTGAGACTCAAGTTTTAGATAAAAATTCAATCTTAAATTTTTATAAAAAATTAATTTTTCTTTATAAAAATGACTTAAAAGATTTGCTTGTTGACGGAACAGCAAAACTAGAAATAACCAAAGACGGAATTTGCAAAATTAGCCGTGAATTTAAAGGTGAAAAATTAATTTTTTACTTAAATTTAACAAAAAAAGAACTACCTTTTGCCGAAAAAATTCAGCAAAAACCCTTGCTTTCTTCATATCAGGATCTCAAAAAACCTGAGGATTTTTTCCGCCCGTTTGAGTCAATTTTAATTAAGGAATAA